The Chryseobacterium sp. 52 genome includes a region encoding these proteins:
- a CDS encoding DUF3817 domain-containing protein yields the protein MEFIEKYFSKYPQEKVIKWFKQICLAEAISWFFLFTAMTWIRIDPEGVFPIVYISTIGSIHGFFFTLYLIFLPATRKIYAWDDEDSVFALIAAFFPFATIWIDKKLARFDRE from the coding sequence ATGGAATTTATCGAAAAATATTTCTCAAAATATCCTCAGGAAAAAGTTATCAAATGGTTTAAGCAAATCTGTTTGGCTGAAGCTATTTCATGGTTTTTTCTATTCACAGCAATGACCTGGATACGCATTGATCCGGAAGGTGTTTTCCCAATCGTATATATCAGTACTATTGGTAGTATTCATGGATTCTTTTTTACACTGTATCTGATATTTCTGCCTGCTACAAGAAAAATATATGCATGGGATGACGAAGATAGTGTTTTCGCTTTAATTGCCGCATTTTTCCCATTTGCCACTATTTGGATAGATAAAAAGCTAGCCCGCTTCGACAGAGAATAA
- a CDS encoding M48 family metalloprotease yields the protein MKKITICLLFLGAMNAVSAQKINLGKAAGVVSKGAKALTFTNEDAVKLSKESVDWMDKNNQVAGPKDPYTVRLNKLFGKHKSQDGLALNYKVYKVKDINAFACADGSVRVFSSLMDIMTDEELLAVIGHEIGHVKNQDTKDAIKSAYLKAAALDAASSASGAVATLNESQIGKMANEFLDASHSKKQESEADTYSYDFMKANNYNVVGAYSAFKKLALLSEGSTQTGFEKMFNSHPDSEKRAQAVKKRAEKDGLWKDPGTVAIPKTKLTK from the coding sequence ATGAAAAAAATTACAATCTGTCTTCTATTCTTAGGAGCAATGAATGCTGTATCAGCACAGAAAATCAATCTTGGAAAAGCTGCAGGTGTTGTTTCGAAAGGAGCAAAAGCCCTTACTTTTACCAATGAAGACGCGGTGAAACTGTCAAAAGAATCTGTTGATTGGATGGATAAAAACAACCAGGTTGCAGGTCCTAAAGATCCTTATACCGTAAGACTTAACAAACTTTTCGGAAAACACAAATCTCAGGATGGTCTTGCTTTGAACTATAAAGTATACAAAGTAAAAGACATTAATGCTTTTGCCTGTGCAGACGGAAGTGTTCGTGTGTTTTCTTCGTTAATGGACATCATGACAGATGAGGAGCTATTAGCAGTAATCGGCCACGAGATCGGTCACGTGAAAAATCAGGATACTAAAGATGCTATTAAGTCTGCTTATTTAAAAGCGGCAGCACTAGACGCGGCATCATCGGCATCCGGAGCTGTAGCTACATTAAATGAAAGTCAGATAGGAAAAATGGCAAACGAATTCCTGGATGCTTCACACAGCAAAAAACAGGAATCTGAAGCAGATACGTATTCTTACGACTTTATGAAAGCTAATAACTATAATGTAGTAGGAGCTTATTCTGCATTCAAAAAATTAGCTTTGCTTTCGGAAGGAAGTACACAGACTGGTTTTGAAAAAATGTTTAACTCTCACCCTGACAGTGAAAAAAGAGCACAGGCTGTTAAAAAGAGAGCCGAAAAAGACGGTTTATGGAAAGATCCGGGAACAGTTGCGATTCCAAAAACCAAGCTTACAAAATAA
- a CDS encoding ABC-F family ATP-binding cassette domain-containing protein, with translation MLTVSNLSLQFGKRVLFDDVNIMFTKGNCYGIIGANGAGKSTFLKILTGKQDPTTGHISLEPGKRMSVLEQDHFAYDQFTVLEAVLRGNTKLFEIKEEMDALYAKEDFSDEDGIKAGELGVVYDEMGGWNSESDAQTMLSNVGIKDDMHWQTMGELENKDKVKVLLAQALFGSPDVLILDEPTNDLDIDTIAWLENFLADYENTVIVVSHDRHFLDTVCTHIGDLDYAKLNLYTGNYSFWYQASQLATRQRAQANKKAEEKKKELQDFIARFSSNVAKAKQATARKKMIDKLNIDDIKPSSRRYPAIIFEMEREAGDQILDVKGLEKTKDGELLFSNIDLNLKKGDKVAVLSKNSLAITEFFEILAGNNQADKGNVAWGVTTNQSHMPLDNTNFFQEDISLVDWLRQFTKNDEERHEEFVRGFLGRMLFSGDEALKSCKVLSGGEKMRCMFSRMMLQKANVLLLDEPTNHLDLESITTLNNSLSNFKGNLLLSSHDHEMLSTVCNRIIELTPSGIIDREMTYDEYLSDKRVKEIREKMYS, from the coding sequence ATGTTAACAGTATCTAACTTATCTTTACAATTCGGGAAAAGAGTTCTTTTTGATGACGTAAACATTATGTTTACAAAAGGAAACTGCTACGGGATAATCGGAGCAAATGGTGCAGGAAAATCTACATTCCTTAAAATATTAACAGGAAAGCAGGATCCAACTACAGGACACATATCTCTGGAACCGGGGAAAAGAATGTCAGTTTTGGAGCAGGATCACTTTGCATATGACCAATTTACTGTTCTTGAGGCTGTTTTAAGAGGGAATACAAAATTATTCGAAATAAAGGAAGAAATGGACGCTTTGTACGCCAAAGAAGATTTCTCCGATGAAGATGGTATAAAAGCAGGTGAACTAGGTGTAGTTTACGATGAAATGGGTGGATGGAATTCTGAATCTGACGCTCAGACGATGCTTTCAAATGTAGGTATTAAAGATGACATGCATTGGCAGACAATGGGGGAACTTGAGAATAAGGACAAAGTAAAAGTTCTTTTGGCACAGGCTCTTTTTGGAAGTCCGGATGTACTGATTCTGGATGAACCTACCAATGACCTTGACATTGATACTATTGCCTGGTTAGAAAATTTCCTTGCAGATTATGAAAATACAGTAATTGTTGTTTCTCACGACCGTCACTTCTTAGATACGGTTTGTACGCATATCGGAGATTTAGATTACGCGAAACTTAACCTTTATACAGGGAACTACTCTTTCTGGTATCAGGCTTCTCAGCTGGCAACAAGACAAAGAGCTCAGGCTAACAAAAAAGCAGAAGAAAAGAAGAAAGAACTTCAGGACTTCATCGCAAGATTTAGCTCAAACGTAGCAAAAGCAAAACAGGCTACTGCTAGAAAGAAAATGATCGATAAATTAAATATTGATGATATTAAACCATCTTCAAGAAGATATCCGGCTATTATTTTCGAAATGGAAAGAGAGGCAGGAGATCAGATCTTAGATGTAAAAGGTCTTGAAAAAACAAAAGACGGAGAATTATTATTCTCAAATATTGACTTAAACCTTAAAAAAGGAGATAAAGTTGCTGTATTGTCTAAAAACTCTTTAGCTATTACAGAATTTTTCGAAATTTTAGCTGGAAATAATCAAGCAGACAAAGGAAATGTAGCCTGGGGAGTTACGACCAACCAGTCTCACATGCCTTTAGACAATACCAATTTCTTCCAGGAAGATATCAGTCTGGTAGATTGGTTAAGACAATTCACTAAAAATGATGAAGAGCGTCACGAAGAATTTGTGAGAGGATTCTTAGGAAGAATGTTATTCTCAGGGGATGAGGCTTTAAAATCATGTAAAGTACTTTCCGGAGGTGAAAAAATGAGATGTATGTTCAGTAGAATGATGCTTCAGAAAGCCAACGTTTTACTATTAGATGAGCCTACGAATCACTTAGACCTTGAAAGTATTACCACTTTGAACAACTCACTGTCTAACTTCAAAGGGAATCTTTTATTGTCTTCTCATGACCACGAAATGCTTTCCACTGTCTGTAACAGAATCATCGAGCTTACTCCTTCAGGAATTATTGATAGAGAAATGACTTACGATGAATATCTTTCTGACAAAAGAGTAAAAGAAATAAGAGAAAAAATGTATTCTTAA
- a CDS encoding YebC/PmpR family DNA-binding transcriptional regulator, producing MGRAFEYRKASKMARWDKMAKTFSKIGKDIALAVKAGGTDPEANPALRRCIQNAKGANMPKDNVERAIKKAGGADAENYEEITYEGYGQGGVAFFVECTTNNPTRTVANVRAIFNKFDGNLGKNGELAFIFDRKGIFTLDLSQIKMDWDDFEMEMIDGGAEDVEKDEEEVMITTAFEDFGSLSHKLDGLGIEAKSAELQRIPNNSKEVNEEQFKANMKMLERFEDDDDVQNVYHNMEITEELMNSL from the coding sequence ATGGGAAGAGCATTTGAATATAGAAAAGCTTCTAAAATGGCCAGATGGGATAAAATGGCCAAAACTTTCTCTAAAATAGGTAAAGACATTGCACTGGCTGTAAAAGCCGGAGGAACAGATCCTGAAGCCAATCCGGCGTTAAGAAGATGTATCCAGAATGCTAAAGGGGCCAATATGCCTAAAGACAACGTAGAAAGAGCCATCAAAAAAGCAGGAGGTGCTGATGCTGAAAACTATGAAGAAATTACATACGAAGGATACGGACAGGGTGGCGTTGCATTTTTTGTAGAATGTACAACCAATAACCCGACAAGAACTGTTGCAAACGTAAGAGCTATCTTCAATAAATTTGATGGTAATCTGGGTAAGAATGGAGAGTTGGCATTTATCTTTGACAGAAAAGGAATCTTTACTCTCGATTTATCTCAAATCAAAATGGACTGGGATGATTTTGAAATGGAAATGATTGATGGTGGTGCTGAAGATGTGGAAAAAGATGAAGAAGAAGTAATGATCACTACAGCTTTCGAAGATTTCGGGTCATTGTCACATAAATTAGACGGACTGGGAATTGAAGCTAAAAGTGCAGAACTTCAAAGAATTCCAAACAATAGTAAAGAAGTAAATGAAGAGCAGTTCAAAGCCAATATGAAAATGCTTGAACGTTTTGAAGATGATGATGATGTTCAGAATGTTTATCATAACATGGAGATCACAGAAGAGCTGATGAATTCACTGTAA
- a CDS encoding UDP-2,3-diacylglucosamine diphosphatase: MKRNVELVVISDVHLGTYGCKAKELLRYLNSIQPKTLVLNGDIIDIWQFKKSYFPKPHLKVIKKILSFATKNTQVYYITGNHDEMFRKFTDFELGKLKVCNKICLDIDQKKTWIFHGDVFDASVQHSKWIAKLGGKGYDLLIVINNVVNWFLEKMGREKYSFSKKIKNNVKKAVKYIGDFELTASELAIDNHYDYVVCGHIHQPQIREVVNKKGSCTYLNSGDWIENLSALEYHDKEWKIFYYDDHKDSLKDDEAEEISDMDSSELLKIVTNFS, from the coding sequence ATGAAAAGAAACGTTGAGTTAGTCGTCATATCGGATGTTCATTTGGGAACTTATGGATGTAAGGCTAAAGAGCTGTTACGCTATCTCAATTCTATCCAGCCTAAAACATTAGTTTTGAACGGTGATATTATTGATATCTGGCAGTTTAAAAAGTCTTACTTCCCTAAACCTCATTTGAAAGTGATTAAAAAGATCCTTTCGTTTGCGACTAAAAATACACAGGTCTACTATATTACAGGCAATCACGATGAAATGTTCCGTAAGTTTACCGATTTTGAATTGGGAAAACTGAAGGTCTGCAACAAAATTTGTCTTGATATTGACCAAAAGAAGACCTGGATATTCCATGGAGATGTCTTCGACGCATCGGTCCAGCATTCAAAATGGATCGCTAAACTCGGAGGGAAAGGCTATGACCTCCTGATTGTGATCAATAATGTTGTCAATTGGTTTCTGGAAAAAATGGGCAGAGAGAAATATTCATTTTCTAAAAAGATCAAAAACAATGTAAAGAAAGCGGTGAAGTATATCGGGGATTTTGAACTCACAGCTTCTGAACTTGCTATTGATAACCATTATGATTACGTAGTTTGTGGGCATATCCATCAGCCTCAGATCCGTGAAGTCGTTAATAAAAAAGGATCATGTACTTATTTGAATTCCGGAGACTGGATTGAGAACCTGTCAGCTTTGGAATATCATGATAAAGAATGGAAAATATTCTATTACGACGACCACAAAGATTCACTCAAAGATGATGAAGCAGAAGAGATCTCAGATATGGACAGTTCTGAACTTCTGAAAATAGTAACTAATTTTTCTTAA
- the nadD gene encoding nicotinate (nicotinamide) nucleotide adenylyltransferase, translating to MKKIGLFFGSFNPIHIGHLILANYILENSDMDELWFVVSPQNPFKDKKSLLKDHNRLDMVQLAVKSYPKMRASNVEFSLPKPSYTIDTLTYLHEKYPDHSFSLIMGEDNLDSLHKWKNSELLIKNHHIIVYPRVFDSEKKDSEYLQHENISMIKAPVIELSATEIRNMIKEGKNVRPMLPQEVFEYLDGSSFYK from the coding sequence ATGAAAAAAATCGGCTTATTTTTCGGCTCTTTCAACCCGATACATATCGGACATTTAATTCTGGCTAATTACATTCTGGAGAATTCCGATATGGATGAATTATGGTTTGTAGTGAGTCCGCAGAATCCTTTTAAAGATAAAAAATCTTTATTGAAAGATCATAACAGACTGGATATGGTACAGCTTGCTGTAAAAAGCTACCCTAAAATGAGAGCTTCCAATGTAGAGTTTTCACTCCCTAAGCCGAGCTATACAATAGATACCCTTACCTATCTTCACGAAAAGTATCCTGATCATTCTTTCAGCCTGATTATGGGTGAAGATAATCTGGACAGTCTTCATAAGTGGAAAAACTCTGAACTTCTGATCAAGAATCATCATATCATTGTGTACCCAAGAGTTTTCGACAGTGAAAAGAAAGATTCGGAATACCTGCAGCATGAGAATATCTCAATGATCAAAGCTCCGGTTATTGAACTTTCTGCTACTGAGATCAGAAATATGATTAAGGAAGGAAAAAATGTACGTCCTATGCTTCCACAGGAAGTTTTTGAATATTTGGACGGAAGCAGTTTTTATAAGTAA
- a CDS encoding OmpA family protein translates to MKNLKLGISALALTVASTVFAQTTNNPWLIGVGAHAENHTAQRGDFSNTFAAKNLTKTMFNVNNFSITPPLSKLTVARNIGKGLVIDWQTSVGNVDNKRFNMGKEFFLMTGLGFQAKAAGLLWDEESWFDPYLRVGANYLRHDYTALTFPRTDVNGENVTNGDGGNENGKANHFAVATGAGANFWVTKNFGLGVQGDYVSTPGDKSTVANFWQASASILFRFGNRDRDKDGILDKDDLCPDTPGLPEFQGCPDTDGDGVPDKDDQCPEVAGPVENNGCPWPDTDGDGVIDKDDACPTVAGPAENNGCPWPDTDGDGILDKDDACPTVPGLPEYNGCPAPKKATAIVATEALKDILFDFNKATIRPQSSEKLDNAAKIIKDADAENFVVVGMTDAKGAAAYNLKLSKERAAAVVGALEARGVNPSTLKSIGIGSQEAKIPATASDAARQEDRKVIVRAISGSEWETYKKNDLTVAKAVKKGAKKAPAKKAPAKKKK, encoded by the coding sequence ATGAAAAATCTAAAATTAGGAATTTCAGCATTGGCACTTACGGTTGCTTCTACTGTGTTCGCTCAGACTACCAACAATCCGTGGTTAATCGGGGTTGGTGCTCACGCGGAAAACCATACGGCACAGAGAGGTGACTTTAGTAATACCTTTGCTGCAAAAAATCTGACGAAGACAATGTTCAATGTGAACAACTTCTCAATTACACCTCCATTATCTAAATTAACAGTTGCTAGAAACATCGGTAAAGGTTTAGTTATTGACTGGCAGACTTCCGTAGGTAATGTAGACAATAAGAGATTCAACATGGGAAAAGAATTTTTCCTAATGACAGGTCTTGGTTTCCAAGCTAAAGCAGCGGGTCTTTTATGGGATGAAGAATCTTGGTTCGACCCATACTTAAGAGTTGGTGCTAACTATTTAAGACATGACTATACTGCACTTACATTCCCTAGAACTGATGTTAACGGTGAGAATGTTACAAATGGAGATGGTGGTAACGAAAATGGGAAAGCTAATCACTTTGCTGTTGCTACAGGTGCTGGTGCTAACTTCTGGGTAACTAAGAACTTCGGTCTTGGTGTTCAGGGTGACTATGTTTCAACTCCAGGTGATAAATCTACAGTTGCAAACTTTTGGCAGGCTTCTGCATCAATTTTATTCAGATTTGGTAACAGAGATAGAGATAAGGATGGTATCCTAGATAAAGATGATCTTTGTCCAGATACTCCAGGTCTACCAGAATTCCAAGGATGTCCTGATACAGACGGTGATGGAGTTCCAGATAAAGACGATCAGTGTCCAGAAGTAGCTGGTCCAGTTGAAAACAACGGTTGTCCTTGGCCAGATACTGATGGTGATGGTGTTATCGACAAAGATGATGCTTGTCCTACAGTAGCAGGTCCTGCTGAAAACAACGGTTGTCCTTGGCCAGATACAGACGGTGACGGAATCTTAGATAAAGATGACGCTTGTCCTACAGTTCCAGGTCTTCCAGAATACAACGGATGTCCTGCTCCTAAGAAGGCAACTGCTATCGTAGCTACTGAAGCATTGAAAGATATCTTATTTGATTTCAACAAAGCTACAATCAGACCTCAGTCTAGCGAAAAATTAGATAACGCTGCTAAGATCATTAAAGATGCTGATGCTGAAAACTTCGTAGTAGTAGGTATGACAGATGCTAAAGGTGCTGCTGCTTACAACTTGAAACTTTCTAAAGAAAGAGCTGCTGCTGTAGTAGGTGCTCTAGAAGCTAGAGGTGTTAATCCTTCAACATTGAAATCTATCGGTATCGGATCTCAGGAAGCTAAAATTCCTGCAACAGCTTCTGATGCTGCAAGACAAGAAGACAGAAAAGTTATTGTAAGAGCTATCTCAGGATCTGAGTGGGAAACTTACAAGAAAAATGACTTAACTGTAGCTAAAGCGGTTAAGAAAGGTGCTAAAAAAGCTCCGGCGAAGAAAGCTCCAGCTAAAAAGAAAAAATAA
- the recJ gene encoding single-stranded-DNA-specific exonuclease RecJ: MSQKWIYKPEPDEEVVDRLSSSLGFGTFESKLLVLRGIDNYQKAREFFKPNLNDIHNPFLMADMQKAVERIATAIENGEKILVYGDYDVDGTTAVAVMYLYLSKIVEKKYLDYYIPDRNSEGYGISTEGIDFAKENGFSLIIALDCGIKAIDMIKYAQDKNIDFIICDHHLPGDEIPNAVAVLDPKRNDCRYPFKELSGCGVGFKLCQGLNTIYKIPEAELFELTDLLAISIAADIVSMTGENRVLAKMGLKVLRKTRNLGLRLLIPEDRLSHFEISNIVFEIAPKINAAGRISQGKAAVELMVSDNLKHANQIVSNIMDLNDERRELDMNSTLSALNQIIESQQQSKHSTIVYHPEWNKGVIGIVASRLIETYYKPTLVFTDGNNGEMVASARSVSDFDVHEALDLCSEYFLKFGGHHAAAGLSMEKDKFEAFKIKFERIVSEKIQEHQQEPSINIDSDIKVDEINREFINFHRKLAPFGPHNMKPILTLTDQKLSGYVKTMGKDNNHLKFYIKQESTGRNIECVGFKLGQHAEDFKNKNFDLAFTLEENHWKGNVTHYLNIKDVKFRD; this comes from the coding sequence ATGAGTCAGAAATGGATTTACAAGCCCGAACCCGACGAGGAAGTTGTGGACAGATTAAGTTCGTCACTTGGTTTTGGTACTTTTGAATCTAAACTCCTCGTTTTAAGAGGAATTGACAATTATCAAAAGGCCCGAGAATTCTTCAAGCCCAACCTTAACGATATACACAATCCGTTCTTAATGGCAGATATGCAGAAAGCTGTAGAGCGTATCGCAACTGCAATTGAAAATGGTGAAAAAATACTGGTTTACGGAGATTACGACGTAGACGGAACAACGGCTGTTGCCGTTATGTATCTTTACCTCAGCAAAATTGTTGAGAAAAAGTATTTAGATTACTATATTCCCGACAGAAATTCTGAAGGATACGGAATTTCTACCGAAGGAATTGATTTTGCCAAAGAAAATGGTTTTTCACTGATCATCGCTTTAGACTGCGGGATCAAAGCCATTGATATGATAAAATATGCCCAGGATAAGAATATTGATTTTATTATCTGCGATCACCACCTTCCCGGTGATGAGATCCCAAATGCAGTGGCTGTTCTGGATCCGAAGAGAAATGACTGCAGATATCCTTTTAAAGAACTTTCAGGATGCGGTGTAGGCTTTAAGCTTTGCCAGGGACTGAATACCATCTATAAAATCCCGGAAGCAGAATTATTTGAGCTTACCGACCTTCTTGCTATTTCCATTGCAGCTGATATTGTTTCGATGACTGGTGAGAACAGGGTATTGGCTAAAATGGGCTTAAAAGTTCTCAGAAAGACAAGAAATCTGGGATTAAGATTATTGATTCCTGAAGACAGGCTGTCTCATTTTGAAATTTCAAATATTGTTTTTGAAATCGCACCAAAAATTAATGCTGCAGGAAGAATTTCCCAAGGAAAAGCAGCGGTGGAATTGATGGTTTCTGATAATCTGAAACATGCCAATCAGATCGTAAGTAATATTATGGATCTGAATGATGAAAGGCGTGAGCTTGATATGAATTCTACGCTTTCCGCTTTGAACCAAATCATCGAATCCCAACAGCAATCAAAGCATTCTACGATTGTTTATCATCCTGAATGGAATAAAGGGGTAATCGGTATTGTTGCATCCAGACTTATTGAAACCTATTATAAGCCTACTCTGGTATTCACAGACGGTAATAATGGAGAAATGGTGGCTTCTGCCAGATCCGTTTCTGACTTTGATGTACATGAGGCGCTTGATCTGTGTTCTGAGTATTTCCTGAAGTTTGGGGGACACCATGCTGCAGCAGGACTTTCCATGGAAAAGGATAAATTTGAAGCGTTTAAGATAAAATTTGAGAGAATTGTTTCTGAAAAGATTCAGGAGCATCAGCAGGAACCTTCCATCAACATTGATTCTGATATCAAAGTGGATGAAATTAACAGGGAGTTCATTAATTTCCATAGAAAACTGGCTCCTTTCGGACCTCACAATATGAAACCTATCCTTACACTGACGGATCAGAAACTTTCCGGCTATGTAAAAACAATGGGGAAAGACAACAACCACCTCAAGTTCTATATCAAACAGGAATCTACCGGCAGAAATATAGAATGTGTGGGCTTCAAGCTTGGACAGCATGCGGAAGATTTTAAAAATAAAAACTTTGATCTGGCCTTCACTTTGGAGGAAAACCACTGGAAAGGAAATGTAACACATTATTTGAATATCAAAGATGTAAAGTTCAGGGATTAG
- the smpB gene encoding SsrA-binding protein SmpB, with product MKIEKTVSILNRRARFEYEILEEFEAGMVLTGTEIKSLRSSKASITESFCQFIDGELYIINMMIDEYKLGTFYNHKTKRERKLLLHKKELQKLEKKLKDAGNTIIPLKLYITDKGKAKVLISLARGKKLFDKREAIKDRENKRNLDRILKKS from the coding sequence ATGAAGATCGAGAAAACAGTCAGTATATTAAATAGAAGAGCCCGTTTTGAATATGAAATCCTGGAAGAATTTGAAGCTGGGATGGTTTTGACGGGAACAGAAATAAAATCTTTGCGTTCATCTAAAGCATCCATTACAGAATCCTTCTGTCAGTTTATTGATGGGGAATTATACATTATTAATATGATGATTGATGAGTATAAACTGGGAACTTTTTATAATCACAAAACAAAAAGGGAACGGAAATTGCTGTTGCACAAAAAAGAATTGCAGAAACTTGAAAAAAAGTTAAAGGATGCTGGTAACACAATTATACCTCTTAAGTTATATATCACAGACAAGGGTAAAGCTAAAGTGCTGATATCGCTTGCCAGAGGGAAAAAACTCTTTGATAAAAGGGAAGCGATAAAAGATAGAGAAAATAAACGTAACCTGGATAGAATATTAAAGAAAAGTTAA
- a CDS encoding carboxypeptidase-like regulatory domain-containing protein, with the protein MKKLYPLLLLLLLMFSCKDEISIDMQENSLTPNPESNFNFGSTVQRNFQGVVLDTGGNPVNGATVTIGSNTVQTNFKGFFTFKNANVKENFALVKVTKSGFIDGSRVMVPTSGINRMNIMMIPATTIASVNSGATSTVSLPNGTKVKFDGSFKDASGNTYSGSVNVALYNLASSNQYLTELMPGSLLATNSGGSARIMETFGMVHVQLTGSSGQKLQIANGHTAEMTVPIDASQTSGSPNTIPLWSYDENTGMWNEEGTATKVGNTYVGTVSHFSWWNCDAQFPQAILKVTVKNPAGLPMVNAKVSLKRSSQAYETYGMTDNLGTVTGIIPANEVLVLKVYDICNAVVYTSNVAPVIAGTTMTLPDITVTSTGNQYIIQGNLKTCANTDVTDGYVLLRPAAGTNYFQYISVPVSGTGNFSFNVYSCTANPQFILEGYDYTNLQTSGEIPFTANLPIMNFNNVSVCNSVSEFISYKIDNQNVKYILGNINAQWSGLTSPSPNMPAKQLRINSASPAGYSFYMTQNNMLGVPGSFNADYIFEFSGGFFTPATGNVVVQVTNFGAVGTYIDFTVNGTYTDSGGSHTFISNGHVIRDL; encoded by the coding sequence ATGAAAAAACTTTATCCTCTATTGTTGTTACTATTGTTGATGTTTTCATGTAAAGATGAAATATCTATAGACATGCAAGAGAACAGCCTAACTCCAAACCCTGAGTCTAATTTTAATTTTGGAAGTACAGTACAGAGAAACTTTCAGGGAGTAGTACTTGACACCGGCGGAAATCCTGTAAACGGAGCAACCGTAACCATCGGATCGAACACGGTTCAAACCAATTTTAAAGGTTTTTTTACTTTTAAAAATGCAAATGTGAAAGAAAATTTCGCTCTTGTGAAAGTGACAAAATCAGGATTTATAGACGGTTCAAGAGTCATGGTTCCTACCAGTGGAATAAACCGTATGAATATCATGATGATTCCTGCAACAACAATTGCAAGTGTTAATTCAGGAGCAACTTCTACAGTTTCTTTACCTAACGGAACAAAGGTAAAATTCGACGGAAGCTTCAAAGATGCCAGCGGAAATACTTACAGTGGAAGTGTGAATGTTGCGTTGTATAATTTAGCATCATCCAATCAGTATCTGACTGAATTAATGCCCGGTTCTCTTCTGGCAACCAACTCCGGCGGTAGTGCAAGAATCATGGAAACTTTTGGAATGGTACATGTTCAGCTTACGGGAAGTTCAGGACAGAAATTACAAATTGCCAATGGTCATACCGCTGAAATGACGGTTCCTATTGATGCTTCACAAACTTCAGGTTCTCCAAATACAATTCCGCTGTGGTCATATGATGAAAATACAGGAATGTGGAACGAAGAAGGTACTGCAACGAAGGTTGGCAATACATATGTAGGAACGGTGAGTCATTTCTCCTGGTGGAACTGTGATGCGCAGTTTCCACAGGCAATTCTTAAAGTAACCGTAAAAAATCCTGCAGGATTACCAATGGTCAATGCAAAGGTGAGCTTAAAAAGAAGCAGCCAGGCCTATGAAACTTACGGAATGACAGATAATCTGGGGACCGTTACAGGGATTATTCCGGCAAATGAAGTCCTTGTTCTTAAAGTGTATGATATTTGTAATGCTGTGGTTTACACGTCGAATGTAGCCCCTGTAATAGCAGGAACTACGATGACGTTGCCTGATATTACAGTAACCTCTACAGGTAATCAGTATATCATACAGGGGAATTTAAAAACCTGCGCAAATACTGATGTTACGGATGGTTATGTACTTTTAAGACCTGCTGCCGGGACCAATTATTTTCAGTACATCTCAGTTCCGGTAAGTGGTACAGGTAATTTTTCATTTAATGTATATTCCTGTACAGCCAATCCGCAATTTATTTTAGAAGGATATGACTATACTAATTTGCAGACTTCAGGAGAAATTCCTTTTACAGCCAATTTACCGATTATGAATTTTAATAATGTTTCAGTTTGTAATTCTGTAAGTGAATTTATCAGTTATAAAATTGATAATCAAAATGTAAAATATATTTTGGGAAATATCAATGCTCAGTGGTCAGGTCTTACATCACCTAGTCCGAATATGCCGGCAAAACAATTACGGATTAATTCTGCCTCACCTGCGGGATATTCTTTCTATATGACTCAAAATAATATGCTTGGAGTTCCCGGAAGCTTTAATGCAGATTATATTTTTGAGTTTTCCGGAGGATTTTTCACTCCTGCTACAGGAAATGTAGTTGTTCAGGTGACCAATTTCGGAGCAGTAGGAACATATATTGATTTTACCGTCAACGGAACGTATACTGATTCAGGTGGAAGTCATACTTTCATATCAAACGGACATGTAATAAGAGATCTTTAA